From Erinaceus europaeus chromosome 9, mEriEur2.1, whole genome shotgun sequence, one genomic window encodes:
- the PCP4L1 gene encoding Purkinje cell protein 4-like protein 1 → MSELNTKTAPATNQASSPDEKGKAGNTKKAEEEEEIDIDLTAPETEKAALAIQGKFRRFQKRKKDPSS, encoded by the exons CTCAACACCAAGACAGCCCCAGCCACCAACCAGGCCTCCAGCCCAGATGAGAAGG GGAAAGCAGGCAACACCAAGaaggcagaagaggaggaggagattgaCATTGACCTCACAGCCCCGGAGACAGAGAAGGCTGCCCTGGCCATTCAGGGCAAGTTTCGGAGGttccagaaaaggaaaaaggacccTAGCTCCTAA